In the Topomyia yanbarensis strain Yona2022 chromosome 3, ASM3024719v1, whole genome shotgun sequence genome, one interval contains:
- the LOC131692155 gene encoding uncharacterized protein LOC131692155, translating to MKILAQILVCALVVHLAWGQCSVNIRNNLQSHEPVFFRGTQLWSPNGAALLWNSGESTPISCQSGQLNGFGVSNADITCQSGTTFTIGGTPVDSSALTCSQRITGEIDITTSSCGNGAGQLRNIGFRTAGGTLVTYIQSCYNVNTASVIYTRHIIPGRAINYAIPESYRPSFKVAGTAGHVSPATSYTTAQQSIRLANLLGSQAQADRFITTSSYMSRGHLAPDADGIFRPWQWATYFYVNVAPQWQVVNAGNWLVVEGATRNIAGRLQEDVLIFNGAHGIMTLPHVNGQQIPITLENGGIEAPKWYWKIIKSPSTNSGIALITNNDPFRTSMPANEMLCSDVCSTYGWANANYANFARGYTYCCTVAALMSAIPAIPAEAAASNVLRF from the exons ATGAAGATACTGGCGCAAATTTTAGTTTGCGCACTTGTTGTGCATCTTGCGTGGGGAC AATGTTCAGTAAACATTAGGAACAATCTTCAGTCGCACGAACCTGTGTTTTTCCGAGGTACTCAATTGTGGTCCCCGAATGGTGCTGCATTACTTTGGAACTCCGGAGAATCAACACCAATTTCCTGTCAAAGCGGTCAACTTAATGGAT TCGGTGTTTCGAATGCCGACATCACGTGCCAGTCTGGAACTACTTTCACTATCGGAGGCACGCCGGTGGACTCATCTGCATTGACCTGTTCTCAGCGCATTACCGGTGAAATAGATATAACGACAAGCTCTTGCGGAAATGGAGCCGGCCAGCTGCGTAACATTGGATTTAGAACAGCGGGTGGCACACTGGTAACTTACATTCAGTCCTGTTACAACGTAAATACAGCATCCGTTATTTACACCCGTCATATCATTCCGGGCAGAGCAATAAATT ATGCAATCCCTGAGTCTTACCGGCCATCGTTCAAGGTGGCGGGTACTGCTGGTCATGTGAGTCCAGCTACTTCCTACACTACAGCCCAACAAAGTATTCGTTTGGCGAATTTGCTGGGTTCTCAGGCTCAAGCAGATAGGTTCATTACCACAAGCTCGTACATGTCGCGTGGTCATTTGGCTCCGGACGCGGATGGTATTTTTCGTCCTTGGCAATGGGCCACCTATTTTTATGTGAACGTAGCACCACAGTGGCAG GTTGTTAACGCGGGCAACTGGTTGGTTGTTGAAGGTGCCACTCGCAACATTGCTGGTCGGCTACAGGAGGATGTCCTCATATTCAATGGAGCTCACGGCATTATGACACTGCCCCACGTAAATGGTCAACAGATTCCAATCACTCTGGAGAACGGTGGCATCGAAGCCCCCAAGTGGTACTGGAAAATCATCAAATCGCCCAGCACAAATTCCGGTATTGCCTTGATCACCAACAATGACCCATTCCGAACTAGTATGCCGGCAAATGAAATGCTGTGCTCGGATGTTTGCAGTACGTATGGCTGGGCTAATGCAAACTATGCCAACTTTGCTAGAGGATACACATACTGCTGTACAGTTGCTGCTTTGATGAGTGCCATTCCAGCGATTCCAGCTGAAGCAGCTGCTTCAAATGTGTTGCGTTTTTAG